Within Channa argus isolate prfri chromosome 4, Channa argus male v1.0, whole genome shotgun sequence, the genomic segment TGTGTGGAAACGTGTGAACCAGGTTGTATGCTTATACATAtaatactttacttttttttttttttacttaagttgcagctttttattataatatactGTGCACCAAAACTACAACCCAAAGTTTTGGcctgtagtttttattttttttaaatctacccTGATCCCTTTTCAGGTCCCACATTATCTTGCCACTCTATATAATTTTGCCCATAGTATAATCTTGCTTCAAGCTGACAACTTGCTACCACTTTTTAACTGTATGTAATTTGTTTAATCCAGATTCCTTTAGACCAGACATTGAAGCCATAGCAATCAGGATGTCTAAATACGAGCTGGGTAAGAATCCTATTTAAGTATTTTCTGAACTTTGAGTGAAATGCAGACAAATAGTACATTTTAAGAGGCTTGAAATGAATTGGaccaaaaatgaaatgtctaaataaacaaatctaTCCCGTCATTGCATCTGGCCGTCACGAAACACCCCAACTCACTGCCCCTTGCCCCTCACCCTGTgtgaatgtcatttttaaatactttcttCAGAACTAACTAGAAAGATTTTTCTCAAcaacatctcttttttttccccagctatAAACTATGACTTTGTCCGGAAAGTTGGTCAGAAATTCTTCCTGTCCAACAAGGAGAGAGACACTTTCTCCAGGGCTGTGGAGTTCTGTTCCCAACAAGGCTTAGAGCTGGCTTTACCCCAGAATGAGGAGGAGAACAACATTCTGACTCAAGTGTTTGGAGACGTTTACAAAAATGCCTGGATCAatgttaacaataaaaaaagcgAAGGGAATTTTGAGGTGGACATCAAAAAACAACCTCTGACATTTACCAAATGGGCAGAAGGACAGCCAGACAAATCAATCCAGGATACAGGCTGCACCATGCTGTCAGAAAATGGTGTCTGGCTTGTGACACGTGAATGCTTCCTGAACGCTTTCATTATTTGTCAGATATAGAAGTCAGAGTTACATCTGATGCAAGTCACATTTCTCTTTGagggaaatgaatgaattaagtGTGGATAAGTAGAAAGGATTTGGCAGACATATctgatgaggaaaaaacaatgcaatgtgtAGTAAACCATACACTACATCTTATTCAATATTcagattcaaaattcaaaagctTTATTGATCTATGTAGAAATTGCCTtaccttgttacagctgctctcaacgtgaaagtagaaagaaaggaaaagaacttCTACcgaaccaagacaataaacaatgAACAATAAGTAAGAAAGGGGCAGAAGAGCTGTAGGCCTCTAACATTTgagtacatcaggtccagtgtcttcttccccctggtgtgacaatccacatactgtgtgaaggTGGGGAGGGTCTTGGAGAAGGTTACATGATTAAAGTCACCTGTGTTCACAAGTAGGGCGTCCAGATGTCGGGTCTGGAGTCTGGCTGTGACTGAAGACGTCGTACAAACATATCTTAATTTTGACAGCTATATATGTCGCCTGCTTCAAGGTCTATGTTTACAAACAACAGCCCATTTAAATATCTCTTCTTAGATgcaattgtttgtttctttgagaTGTATATTAGCCTCCCATAAAAGTATAACGGCTGTTATACAGGTGCATTGATGCCATTACTCTGGTTCATTCATTTAGCCTATATTATAATGATTTAGAGAGTTTGCATCAGTAACCTTTGTGGACACCACAACGGAAACGTTACGTCATTTCGGTTCGGATCAGCTGAGAAACTGAATGTCAGACTGCACTAATAAGTAAAGTTTATGATATTGAAACAGCTATAGTTATGTTATGcaaccaaaataaatgtatccCACATGAAATACCACTAAATTCACATTGTGTGATAATATTATTATACTggattgtttattattttatttgacaggaaaAAAGCTGTGTACATGTGCTGGTAGTGTTGGGCTGCATCCTTTTGTGTGTTGTGGATTTCATTTAGTGAGACACTCAACTGTCAAACACAACACGGCAACATGAAAAACCCTGTCTACTTTATAATAAGACTTGCCTGGTTGTGTGGGCTCTTGGACATGAATACGACAACACcactgcttaaaaaaatactagATACTGCTtgactaaaaaacaaaagattttaaaagcaaataactATAAGAATACAATACATGAGTCTGTAACCAGGTCTCTCCAACAAGTAGCTCACCAAAGGTTAATGAATCCTACATATAACTTGAAAACGATCAGTCAAATTTGATTGGTCACTCGGGAAACCAACTTACATGTACATCCAATCAAATTCACGGGGTCCCGCCCCcttttttacacacactgatTATGTGACAATTAGTGCTGCTGTCAAGCTTGATGAGCCAGTGTCTTAGAGAATTTGTCGCTATATTTAGTGAGTATACAGACTAGCGACCCTCTAGCGAGTCTTTTTCAAAAAAGCGACTAGTGACAAATCTAGCGAATAATTCCTGGTGTTATgggacattattattatcactctTCTCAACGAGCAGCGAGTGCTGCCGTAGGCCCCTCTTACGTCACAAAGTACGCACAGGGCGGCTCATTCCTCGCGCAGTAGCCCCTCCCAGCTGAAGTAAGAGCAGGAGATGTTCAGCGCCGCCCAGAATCCAGACTCCAGACTGCTAATTGTATGAGTCGCGCATGCGCGAAGACGCCGCTGGTACCCaaattcattttgtaaaagtagcttTTACGGAAAAGAGATTGGAAATATAAACCCTATAATCACTTCTAAAGTGGTTGCTTTGTAAgcatacaatacaataaaacaggGCAGTGATGCtgtcttgtttaaattatttgaatagTTTTTATTCACTAGCCTACTGTGGatctacattttgaaaattttaaGCTCATTGTTTAAGGGCTTAACCCAAAGCTCTCAAAGCTCTACTGTTTTGATTCACTCCAGCCATTGatattgttctgttttcagcaacagCAGTCACTTGTTTCTGCTAAAAAAGAGCTAAATTTCATCTGTACACCACCTGCACAGCACCACAAAGCAGgaacactgatgatgatgatgaatccAACAGCTGAACAACCAGGTGTTGCCTTCATGAGTTGGTAAagaacaaaagcagaacaagTGGGgacttaaaatgaataattatgttGATCTATAACATCTATATTAAACAACTGTTGGCTGAGAAGGTTGCCATATCAACAGCCACTGACATCCCCCCCAGTTATGTTTTATCAAATTCCAGATTTGGTAATGAACAACCATTAAACCACCTTTCTACAACTGACAGAAGGAAGTTGggcttgaaaaaaatgtaaatgctgaaaataaaccTCATGTAAATTTGTCAATTACTACgagtttattttataaaaaataataattatgctGGATCTGAACATTGTTGGTTATAAAAGGAGGAGGGTTTGAGGCTCATGTTACCTTCTGTTTTAACGTAACAAATAAGACATTACATCTGTTGCTTACTCTGAGCAGGACCCATTCTGCTTGATCAGACCATTGTTGCTTAAGAAAGAGGGAACGTtggattcagatttttttcgTTTCTATGCCAAAATCTGAGACTTTACATCTGTTGTTTACTTTGGACAATTCTATCCAACACTGTTCAAGTCATTTCTTTTGGAAGTAGTGAGGAAGCAGCACGACCAGAAGATCACTCCAACTTTACACAGTAAGTTCCTTCCTGTTTACCACTAAATGCTACTAGATTTTGTACCATTAATACAATGtgcaacatataaaaacactagAAACAGGATTATCAAATTCAGCTGTAAGCACTAAAGCCACAGCTATTTGTAATAGCTGCAACTTCTAGAGAGTAGGTGTATTAGTAGGTTTTCTACTAGTTCTTTTTACTATGGAGACATAGTAAGAAGTGAATATCATTGGCTTGaagttttgatttgattgtaCACACTGAACAATGATTagtgatgataaaatgtatCTGACAAAGCTCATAAATAAGTACTGAAGCCAAGAATGACCAAGGTTGCTGTaacctttttttgtgcagttaTCTTGTGATAATGGGAAAATTATCTTGTTATGTCGGAACAACATCTTTAATTTCCTGACATAACAAGATACTGACTGTCTAGATGTGAAATACAAAAGTCGAAAGTCTTATTCTTAAAAGTCTGTGCAATAAGTTCAGATTTTGCTCTGGATAAACAGTGACTTTAGGCTATTTGACATTTcatatgacaaattaaaatgccCTTAAATTTAGACCTGgaacctgtttctttttctgcacCACAGTGATGTAGGTGATCAggggagtgtttttttttatctgaaggCATCTTAAccactaaaacatttacagtcctGAAGAATATCAATAGCCTGTATTCACTGTTGAACCttaacaaaatcacaaattatTACACAAACATTGGGAAATAAGGAGCAAGTTGTTTTATCAACATATGGAGATAACAGCATCAATGGCCGTTCTCAGCTTCTATAAATACCTGGTTTTTTGTCTTGTTctagtgcaaacaaaaacaataagcacgtgaataccaaaacatttgctatAGGAACAATTTTATTGTTGAGAGAAGGGATCTGACAGAATTGAGAGGGTGCCAATTTTTTTGGGCCATGACTGTATGTTTCATACACACTCAAGGTTTAAACAGGGAAGATGATGAGATTCCTCTTATTCTACACACTCTGCCTGATGGCTCCTTATGGCTACAGCCAAATTCCTGGTCTTCCTGGTTCAAAAGGTGAAACGGGAGAGCATGGAGATCCTGGATTCCCTGGAGCCCCTGGGTTTACAGGACCAAAAGGAGAACATGGGTTAAGTGGATATTCAGGTGGGTATTAACACCACAATTTTGCTCCCAGTATACTATATCTCACCAGGCTCTGACAAGATTCTAACAGCctgctgttttcactgtgtggtCTTTACTGCTCCTTCTACATCttttgcagctgcagcacagcCCCAGCAAGAAGCAACAGTGTTTTCGTTCAGAGCAGAAAGGACAGTGTTAGCATAATGAATTTTtcacagagacaaaatgaattaaaaactcTTATCCAGTAATAAGTCTACTTCAGAAGGCTCTGATCATTTTGGCTGACAAAAACTTTAGGAGACTGTTGGatcatactttttattatatatttccTTGTTCAAGTGCATTTGATGCTATAGCAGAAAAAGGATGAATGAAAGGAGTGATGGTTATTGGAATGATGTCgccttgttttttaatcaaagtctCTTCCTCTCAAAAGATTTGATGCTTATCTCTAAATACTGAATGAGCCATGATTCGATACAAAAAGAATTTAGTATTTTGGTTTCATGTAATTACAATATGGAGGGAAATATTGCACTATTTAGTCCACTACATTTATTGATAATTTGAGTTACTGTTTACATGCAGAGTCATAAGACAAAATCTCATTTGTGCAATAAATTATAATCAATCAATATGAATATATTGTGATCAGGGATTATTCATctttcaaaacataaaattgtttaaattagcTCCACTTTTACagcttcaattcaattcaactttatttgtatagcgccaatttacaacaaagtaatctcaaggcactttaaataataaagtccagactacacaagtatgtaaaAGCAATCCAACAaattccccttgagcaagccctaggcaacagtggagaggaaaaactccctttaaccgaagaaacctccagcagaaccaggctcaggttggGCGGCCATCTGTCTTGACCGGTTGGGGGGAGTCgaaagtgaagggagagaaaaaaaaaaaagagcaacaaaaatcaacaacaaaacattatacaggttggtaggacacaaaattaatagcatacagtggtgaaaaatacatgtatagagaaaaagatgaggggaggagctcattgcacttgctgTAGTCCCcaaacactctaaacctatagcatcttaagtaggagctagttcaggttgactgagcagttttaagtATAAACttaaaaggttttaagcctagcccattctacttttgcaaactccgTGAACCACAAGTacgcctgtattctgggatcaaagtggtctaatcgggcgatacagaactatgagatcttttaaatatgatggagcttgaccattaagagctttgtatgtaaggaggagggttttgaattctatattagattttatgggaagccaatggagagaagctagtgaaggtgacaTATGATCTCTCTTCGTAATACCAGTCAGCCctattgctgcagcattttggattaactgaaggctttttagagagttattaggacactccaaaagtaggaaattacagtagtccaacctagaagtaacaaatgcatggactagtttttcggcatcactttgagacaggatgcttctaattttagcaatgttccgtaggtggaagaaggctgttctagagatttgtcttatatgtgacgtaaatgccaaatcctggtcaaaaataactccaaggttccttaccgcagtactggaggccaaatttatgtcatctaaagtaactatattgttataCGGCATATTTCTCATTCTTTTTTCAGgcccaaagagaataatttcagttttgtctgaatttagaagtaggaaattgtaggacatccaggtctttatgtcttttagacatgcttctagtttgactaattggttagtatcttctggtttcacagataaatagagctgggtatcatctgcacaGCAGTAGAGGTTTAtgaaatgtttcctaataattttgcctaaaggtgacatatacagattgaaaagtattggtcctaacacagagccctgtgaaACTCCATAActaattttttttgcagaaagagGATTCATCAtcaacatgaacaagttggaatcttgATTTAAACCAATGCCTTGTGGTTcttttaatcccaaatccatgttctagtctctgtaataaaatgttgtggtaaatggtgtcaaatgcggcactaaggtctagtaagacggtatggacacaagtccattatctgaagccatgagaagatcattgatgacttttaccagtgctgtttctgttcaatgatgaactctaaatcctgactgaaagacTTCATagaaattattcctgtaaaggtgatcacataattgttttgcaactactttttcaaggattctagaaataaatgggagatatgatattggtctatagttggctaaatcacctgaatcaagaaaaggttttttaagtaatggtttgattacagcgactttataggcctttggtacatagccagtttctaaagataggttgaTCCAATGtaatatgaacgtgtctattaaaggtagaacatctttaagcaatttggttggaacagggtcttaaagacatgttgttagttttgaggaagcgatagttgaagttagctcagtgagatcaatgggtgaaaaacagtctaagatggattggggccttattgaggattctagagctgttgtacatgaagacctatctgtaatatttgggggggaGGATCTGGCGACTTTTTCCcttaatggctacaattttattcataaagaaagtcatgaaatcattgctgctcagagttaagggaatactaggctcaacagaactatggctcttagtcagcctggctacagtactgaacagaaaccaggggttgttcttgttttcctctattagtgctgaataatatgctgttctggcatcacagagagcttttttgtacatttttaaactgtttttccaggctacccgggattcttctaaattagtggaacacttcttcctttctaacttttgtgacgcgtgctttaagctgtgcatttgtgaattgtaccatggaggtcggctcctctgattcactgccttcttttttagaggggcaactgtatctagtatcatacgcagtgaggctgcagaattgtcaactagataatcaacttgtacaggagtaagatggctactcaccatagtattgacacatggtggtgaaaaagatgaagaaataatttctttaaatttgttcacagcattttcagataaacatttgCTGTAGTGGAATTGTTTTACTTACTGCTgaatagtccattattgtaaattcaaatgttattagaaaatggtcagacggaagagaattatgaggaaatcttctttttctttcggctgttccctttcaggggtcgccacagtgaatcatgtgcctccatctaacccggtcctctgcatcctcttcagtcacaccaactaactt encodes:
- the LOC137125934 gene encoding mannose-binding protein C-like, producing MRFLLFYIFCLMAPYGYSQLPGPSGPKGDKGERGYPGLPGRPGQKGEPGLTEYSGPAGPPGRPGPRGAPGHCVETCEPDSFRPDIEAIAIRMSKYELAINYDFVRKVGQKFFLSNKERDTFSRAVEFCSQQGLELALPQNEEENNILTQVFGDVYKNAWINVNNKKSEGNFEVDIKKQPLTFTKWAEGQPDKSIQDTGCTMLSENGVWLVTRECFLNAFIICQI